From Aliarcobacter butzleri, the proteins below share one genomic window:
- a CDS encoding YbhB/YbcL family Raf kinase inhibitor-like protein — protein MKKTILGLICCVSFLLANNFTLTSSDLKGQLTKKQEFNGFGCSGENISPQLSWENAPKGTKSFAITVYDLDAPTGSGWWHWVVFDIPSNKTTLASGFGNSDSKEAIQSITDYGKTGFGGACPPVGDKAHRYIFTVHALDIETLGLDKNTNAATVGYYINSHSIAKASIISYYNR, from the coding sequence ATGAAAAAGACAATATTGGGATTAATTTGTTGTGTAAGTTTTCTATTAGCAAATAATTTTACTTTGACAAGTTCAGATTTAAAAGGGCAATTAACAAAAAAACAAGAATTTAATGGTTTTGGATGTAGTGGAGAAAATATTTCACCACAACTTTCTTGGGAAAATGCTCCAAAAGGAACAAAATCTTTTGCTATAACAGTTTATGATCTAGATGCTCCAACAGGTTCTGGTTGGTGGCATTGGGTTGTTTTTGATATTCCTTCAAATAAAACAACTTTAGCTTCAGGATTTGGAAATAGTGACTCAAAAGAGGCAATACAAAGTATAACTGACTATGGAAAAACTGGATTTGGTGGAGCTTGCCCTCCTGTTGGAGATAAAGCGCATAGATATATCTTTACTGTTCATGCACTTGATATTGAAACTTTAGGTTTAGATAAAAATACAAATGCTGCAACAGTTGGGTATTATATAAATTCTCACTCTATTGCAAAAGCTTCAATAATCTCTTATTACAACAGATAA
- a CDS encoding LysR substrate-binding domain-containing protein, with product MTLKELSFFYKLCENPQVTQVASELNISQSAISLAIKSLENSLNEQLFDRIGKKLILNEKGKYFKEKTLPSYLALMDASTIFQENKLAGNIKIAASKTISNYIMPNIYYDFLSKYKDVKLDILTINSSNIIDKILKSELDIGLIEVDTQNSSLIKEKLADDELIVVSSDEKHPQIAFIDAIKKRWILREIGSGTREIFMNKIGEIAKELDIFIQLQDFEEIKTIVLNNKNTVTSLSKVIVQKELDEKRLFQIKLKNLELKREFYLVYHKEKSKNLLFETFVEFIKSRFN from the coding sequence ATGACTTTAAAAGAATTAAGCTTTTTTTATAAATTATGTGAAAATCCACAAGTTACACAAGTTGCAAGCGAACTAAATATTAGTCAATCAGCTATCTCTTTAGCAATTAAATCACTTGAAAATAGTCTAAATGAACAACTTTTTGATAGAATCGGCAAAAAATTAATACTAAATGAAAAAGGAAAATATTTTAAAGAAAAAACTCTTCCTTCGTATTTAGCACTTATGGATGCATCAACAATTTTCCAAGAAAACAAACTAGCTGGAAATATAAAAATAGCTGCTAGTAAAACTATTTCAAACTACATAATGCCAAATATTTATTATGATTTTTTATCAAAATATAAAGATGTAAAACTTGATATTTTAACTATAAATTCAAGTAATATAATAGATAAAATACTTAAAAGTGAACTAGATATTGGTCTTATTGAAGTAGATACTCAAAATAGCAGTCTAATAAAAGAGAAATTAGCAGATGATGAATTGATTGTTGTATCAAGTGATGAAAAACATCCTCAAATTGCTTTTATTGATGCTATAAAAAAAAGATGGATTTTAAGAGAAATAGGAAGTGGAACAAGAGAGATTTTTATGAATAAAATTGGTGAAATCGCTAAAGAATTAGATATTTTTATACAATTACAAGATTTTGAAGAGATAAAAACTATTGTTTTAAATAATAAAAATACAGTAACAAGCTTGTCAAAGGTAATTGTACAAAAAGAGTTAGATGAAAAAAGACTTTTTCAAATAAAACTTAAAAATTTAGAATTAAAAAGAGAGTTTTATTTAGTTTATCATAAAGAAAAATCAAAAAATCTACTTTTTGAAACTTTTGTAGAGTTCATAAAAAGTAGATTTAACTAA
- a CDS encoding YeiH family protein, giving the protein MKTNNKQIINTFYGVMLVSFFAFIATIIAEVDFFKNLGISPLIIGIVLGIFYANSVKSKFSKIFQDGITFSTKYILRLGIILYGFRLTFQNLQEVGVNGILVAFCIVFFTFIFGYLIGTKVLKMDKELAILCSAGSSICGAAAVMATQSVLKNEAYKSAVAVSFVVIFGTIGMFLYPFLDKLGVFLFTSSQMGIYIGATLHEVAHVVGASNALGEIVSTNAIIEKMIRVIFLVPFLILLSLWLIKTNFHTKKEKSKIVIPWFAIFFIIVVGFNSLEILEKNTIENINFLDTFALTMAMSALGMETSIDKFKNSGIKPFYLSLILFVWLMIVGDLLVKLFF; this is encoded by the coding sequence ATGAAAACAAATAATAAACAAATCATAAATACTTTTTATGGAGTAATGCTTGTATCTTTTTTTGCATTTATTGCAACAATCATTGCAGAAGTTGATTTTTTTAAAAATTTAGGAATTAGTCCACTTATAATTGGAATAGTTTTAGGTATTTTTTATGCAAACAGTGTTAAATCAAAATTTTCTAAAATATTTCAAGATGGTATTACTTTTTCTACAAAATATATTTTAAGATTAGGAATTATTTTATATGGATTTAGACTTACTTTTCAAAATCTTCAAGAAGTAGGGGTAAATGGAATTTTAGTAGCTTTTTGTATAGTTTTTTTCACTTTTATTTTTGGTTATCTTATTGGAACAAAAGTTTTAAAAATGGATAAAGAATTAGCTATTTTATGTAGTGCAGGAAGTTCTATTTGTGGAGCAGCTGCAGTTATGGCAACACAAAGTGTATTAAAAAATGAAGCTTATAAAAGTGCAGTTGCCGTATCTTTTGTAGTAATTTTTGGAACAATTGGAATGTTTTTATATCCATTTTTAGATAAGTTAGGAGTATTTCTTTTTACAAGTTCTCAAATGGGTATTTATATAGGAGCAACACTTCATGAAGTAGCTCATGTTGTTGGTGCAAGTAATGCTTTAGGTGAAATAGTATCAACAAATGCAATTATTGAAAAAATGATTAGGGTTATTTTTTTAGTTCCATTTTTGATTCTTTTATCATTATGGTTAATTAAAACAAATTTTCATACAAAAAAAGAGAAATCAAAAATAGTAATTCCTTGGTTTGCGATATTTTTTATAATAGTAGTTGGATTTAATTCTTTGGAAATCTTAGAAAAAAATACAATAGAAAATATTAACTTTTTAGATACTTTTGCTTTAACTATGGCAATGAGTGCTTTAGGGATGGAAACAAGTATTGATAAGTTTAAAAATAGTGGTATAAAACCATTTTATCTATCTCTGATTTTATTTGTTTGGTTGATGATAGTTGGAGATTTATTGGTTAAATTGTTCTTCTAA
- a CDS encoding DsbC family protein, whose protein sequence is MFNLTKKIVMILLFIGTFLFAENKELPKNEISKIEQLEIFKKANIKILKAYDAGSLYILTISVHGNKDEIYLTKDKKFIISGTVVNVSNEMQVSAPVDLSITKDKEAFVYGNGKDEYVLFTDPECPFCKKFESYLPEIKDKVKIRVFFYPLDFHENARDLSLYILSQKTTSQKIDALYEFNIGDNLSKVKNAKYSKSELSKLEKQLNEHIKIATELNIQGTPALFDKNGNSIVWVNMLEKYGIEVR, encoded by the coding sequence ATGTTTAATCTAACAAAAAAAATAGTTATGATTTTATTATTTATTGGAACATTTTTATTTGCAGAAAATAAAGAATTACCAAAAAATGAAATTTCTAAAATAGAACAATTAGAAATATTTAAAAAAGCAAATATAAAAATCTTAAAAGCTTACGATGCTGGAAGTTTATATATATTAACTATCAGTGTACATGGAAATAAAGATGAAATTTATCTAACAAAAGATAAAAAATTTATTATCTCTGGTACAGTTGTAAATGTATCAAATGAGATGCAAGTTTCAGCTCCAGTTGATTTATCAATTACAAAAGATAAAGAAGCTTTTGTTTATGGAAATGGAAAAGATGAATATGTACTATTTACAGATCCTGAATGTCCATTTTGTAAAAAATTTGAGTCATATTTACCAGAAATTAAAGACAAAGTTAAAATTAGAGTATTTTTTTATCCTTTAGACTTTCATGAAAATGCTCGTGATTTATCTTTATACATTCTAAGTCAAAAAACAACTTCACAAAAAATTGATGCTCTATATGAATTTAATATTGGTGATAACTTGAGTAAAGTAAAAAATGCAAAATACTCAAAATCAGAGCTTTCAAAACTTGAAAAACAGTTAAATGAACATATTAAAATTGCAACTGAATTAAATATTCAAGGAACTCCTGCATTATTTGATAAAAATGGTAATAGTATCGTTTGGGTTAATATGCTAGAAAAATATGGTATTGAAGTAAGATAA
- a CDS encoding AEC family transporter, whose product MENFILIILAMSIGYTINRLNIFSKDAPLILNQFLIYISLPAMILLQIPKLDISIEAIIPIIISWSVMILSALLILFLSKIFDFSKEVTGCLMLVTVLGNTSFIGIPIITSYIGEEAIPYILVYDQLGNFIALATYGTFIASFYSSNTKVTFRLVTFKVLTFPPFIALIVGLLLIGTEFNDVTIKVLSAFSSTIVSLALVAVGLQLQLKLLKEEIKPFSVALIIKLLIAPLIAIIICQIFGWHNTAATVSIMEAAMPTMITAGAIASMAGLAPKLSSAIVGYGTIISLFTTGLFYFIANI is encoded by the coding sequence ATGGAAAATTTTATTTTAATTATTTTAGCAATGTCCATTGGTTATACGATTAATAGACTAAATATCTTTTCAAAAGATGCACCTCTTATTTTAAATCAATTTTTAATCTATATCTCTCTTCCTGCAATGATTTTATTACAAATACCAAAATTAGATATTTCAATAGAAGCAATTATTCCAATAATTATATCTTGGAGCGTTATGATATTAAGTGCTTTATTGATACTTTTTTTATCGAAAATATTTGATTTTTCAAAAGAAGTAACTGGTTGTCTTATGCTTGTAACAGTTTTAGGAAATACTTCATTTATTGGTATTCCAATAATTACTTCTTATATCGGAGAAGAAGCTATTCCTTATATTTTAGTTTATGATCAATTAGGAAATTTTATTGCACTTGCAACATATGGTACTTTTATAGCTAGTTTCTATTCGAGTAATACAAAAGTTACTTTTAGATTAGTGACTTTTAAAGTTTTAACTTTTCCACCATTTATTGCTTTGATAGTTGGTCTATTATTGATTGGTACAGAGTTTAATGATGTTACAATAAAAGTTTTAAGTGCTTTTTCAAGTACGATTGTTTCACTTGCTTTAGTTGCAGTTGGGCTTCAACTTCAATTAAAACTGTTAAAAGAAGAGATAAAACCTTTTAGTGTAGCTTTGATAATAAAACTTTTGATTGCTCCACTTATTGCAATTATTATTTGCCAAATATTCGGTTGGCACAATACTGCTGCAACAGTATCTATTATGGAAGCAGCAATGCCAACTATGATAACAGCAGGTGCAATAGCATCTATGGCAGGACTTGCGCCAAAATTAAGTTCTGCAATAGTGGGATATGGAACAATTATTTCATTATTTACAACAGGACTATTTTATTTTATTGCAAATATCTAA
- a CDS encoding winged helix-turn-helix transcriptional regulator — MYYINDKEYKCSVAVTLDIFNDRWKLAIIWHLLDGEKRFKELNEIISEITQKTLTIKLKELEEKNIIHRECFPEIPPKVVYSLTSTGKKLRAVLEDMHEWGIDYVKEFGKITLDNPCENHFCE, encoded by the coding sequence ATGTATTATATAAATGATAAAGAGTACAAATGTAGCGTAGCTGTAACTCTTGATATTTTTAATGATAGATGGAAACTAGCTATAATTTGGCATTTGCTTGATGGCGAAAAAAGATTTAAAGAGCTAAATGAAATAATTAGCGAAATAACTCAAAAAACTTTAACAATAAAATTAAAAGAACTTGAAGAAAAAAATATTATTCATAGAGAGTGTTTTCCTGAAATTCCACCCAAAGTTGTTTATAGTCTAACTTCTACTGGAAAAAAACTAAGAGCCGTTTTAGAAGATATGCATGAATGGGGAATTGATTATGTAAAAGAGTTTGGAAAAATCACTCTTGATAATCCTTGTGAAAATCACTTTTGCGAGTAA
- a CDS encoding NAD(P)H-dependent oxidoreductase, which produces MKKVLILNGHQFYKGPANGELTNHYIEKAKEFFSKNGFEVKYTHIEKGYDVEEECEKFEWADYVLFQYPVYWMGIPWIAKKYFDETFTQGRHYESDGRSRSDASKTYGSGGLLKGKKYMLSVTYNCPISEFDNPKGFFDGLSLDQAHVATHKTFEFCGLKPLKTYSVHDIFKGDLDLTKELEKFESVLKENFL; this is translated from the coding sequence ATGAAAAAAGTTTTAATTTTAAATGGTCATCAGTTTTATAAAGGTCCAGCAAATGGTGAATTAACAAATCATTATATAGAAAAAGCAAAAGAATTTTTTTCTAAAAATGGTTTTGAAGTAAAATATACACATATTGAAAAAGGTTATGATGTAGAAGAAGAGTGCGAGAAATTTGAATGGGCAGATTATGTTTTATTTCAATATCCTGTTTATTGGATGGGAATTCCTTGGATTGCTAAAAAGTACTTTGATGAAACATTTACTCAAGGAAGACACTATGAAAGTGATGGAAGAAGTAGAAGTGATGCAAGTAAGACTTATGGAAGTGGTGGATTATTGAAAGGTAAAAAATATATGTTAAGTGTAACTTACAATTGTCCAATAAGTGAATTTGACAATCCAAAAGGTTTTTTTGATGGTTTATCTTTAGATCAAGCTCATGTTGCAACTCATAAAACTTTTGAATTTTGTGGTTTAAAACCATTAAAAACTTATTCAGTACACGATATTTTTAAAGGTGATTTAGATTTAACAAAAGAGTTAGAAAAATTTGAATCAGTTTTAAAAGAGAATTTTTTATAG